From one Streptomyces sp. NBC_01478 genomic stretch:
- a CDS encoding sensor histidine kinase translates to MKHRDPASAPSPAVARLRRTRRLMTLLFASTTAACLVVLAVVAVRIDAASRRSGLDHEVGSRAAGLSRAVWFDAGVLHLEPLREDELAQGAQVLAILQAAPGKTPTVRNVVPGRSSLPDTDRLDEVWHSVLDEQGTVQVSASATKGGRLRWAAAPVWDGDRIGAAVLVGTELARSERDHDLLVRWLALGCTALVCCAAAVGHLLSGRAMRPALRGLGQQEQFLAEAAHELRTPLTTLRLTVERGGSSDETLRLVDRLSRLVTGLLARARLESGAQRVELVPLRLDQLVETTVEELPDHDSVTVTAEPVVVRGDPDLLAQAVRNLVENAQRHGGPAGSPVEVTVAPGLVTVRDHGDGVPLADRERVFARGVTGTGPGTGAGLAIVRWVAGLHHGTARLTDAPGGGLLAELRLPADAPPASSSSSHEGPGTVGA, encoded by the coding sequence GTGAAGCACCGCGACCCGGCGTCCGCCCCCTCGCCCGCCGTGGCCCGGCTGCGGCGCACCCGCCGGCTGATGACGCTCCTGTTCGCCTCGACGACCGCGGCCTGTCTCGTCGTACTCGCCGTGGTCGCCGTCCGGATCGACGCCGCGTCCCGCCGTTCCGGCCTCGACCACGAGGTGGGCAGCCGCGCGGCGGGGCTGTCGCGCGCGGTCTGGTTCGACGCGGGTGTCCTGCACCTGGAGCCGTTGCGGGAGGACGAACTCGCCCAGGGCGCCCAGGTGTTGGCGATCCTGCAGGCGGCGCCCGGGAAGACGCCGACCGTGCGGAACGTCGTACCCGGACGGTCGTCGCTGCCCGACACGGACCGGTTGGACGAGGTCTGGCACAGCGTCCTGGACGAGCAGGGAACGGTCCAAGTCAGCGCGTCCGCCACCAAGGGCGGGCGGCTGCGGTGGGCGGCGGCTCCGGTCTGGGACGGGGACCGGATCGGGGCGGCCGTACTCGTCGGCACGGAACTGGCGCGCAGCGAACGCGATCACGACCTCCTGGTGCGCTGGCTGGCCCTCGGCTGCACAGCGCTGGTGTGCTGCGCGGCGGCCGTAGGACATCTGTTGTCCGGTCGGGCCATGCGGCCCGCGCTGCGCGGGCTCGGTCAGCAGGAGCAGTTCCTGGCCGAGGCGGCGCACGAGCTGCGGACACCGCTGACGACCCTGCGGCTCACCGTCGAGCGGGGCGGCTCGTCCGACGAGACGCTACGGCTGGTCGACCGGCTGAGCCGACTGGTCACCGGGCTGCTCGCCAGGGCCCGGCTGGAGTCGGGGGCGCAGCGGGTCGAGCTGGTGCCGTTGCGGCTGGACCAGTTGGTGGAGACCACGGTCGAGGAGTTGCCGGACCACGACAGTGTGACGGTGACGGCCGAACCGGTGGTGGTGCGCGGCGATCCGGATCTGCTGGCGCAGGCGGTACGGAATCTGGTGGAGAACGCGCAGCGGCACGGCGGGCCGGCCGGTTCGCCGGTGGAGGTCACCGTCGCGCCGGGGCTGGTCACGGTCCGCGACCACGGGGACGGCGTACCGCTCGCGGACCGCGAACGCGTGTTCGCACGTGGTGTCACCGGGACCGGTCCAGGCACGGGCGCGGGCCTCGCCATCGTCCGCTGGGTCGCCGGTCTGCACCACGGCACCGCCCGCCTCACGGACGCTCCTGGCGGCGGCCTGCTCGCCGAACTCCGGCTCCCCGCGGACGCACCCCCGGCGTCCTCATCGTCATCTCATGAAGGTCCCGGCACCGTGGGCGCATGA
- a CDS encoding response regulator transcription factor, which yields MRVLVLEDDLELGPVVADRLRDAGFAVDLARTLAETDLKLSVHRYDCVVADRSVPDGDSLTLLAAQRRAGSVLPFLLLTALDAVGDRVAGFEHGADDYLVKPFAFAELVVRVRALCRREQPARPSVLRAGDLELDLPRRRVTRAGVLLSLSAKEFAVLELLMLRAGEVVTRSELIESCWDEASEPMSNVVDVLIGQLRRRLGPPDPIATVRGVGYRLGGEE from the coding sequence ATGCGCGTATTGGTCTTGGAGGACGATCTTGAGCTGGGGCCCGTCGTCGCAGATCGACTGCGGGACGCGGGGTTCGCGGTGGACCTCGCCCGCACGCTGGCCGAGACGGATCTCAAGCTCTCCGTCCATCGCTACGACTGTGTCGTGGCCGACCGCTCGGTCCCGGACGGCGACTCCCTCACGCTGCTCGCCGCACAGCGCCGGGCGGGATCGGTGCTGCCCTTCCTGCTGCTGACGGCGCTCGACGCGGTCGGCGACCGGGTGGCCGGCTTCGAGCACGGCGCGGACGACTACCTGGTGAAGCCGTTCGCCTTCGCCGAACTCGTCGTACGGGTAAGGGCGTTGTGCCGCAGGGAGCAGCCCGCGCGGCCGTCCGTCCTGCGGGCGGGCGATCTGGAGCTGGATCTGCCGCGGCGCCGGGTGACCCGGGCCGGGGTGCTGCTCAGCCTGTCGGCCAAGGAGTTCGCGGTGCTGGAGCTGCTGATGCTGCGGGCGGGCGAGGTCGTCACGCGCAGCGAGCTGATCGAGAGCTGCTGGGACGAGGCGAGCGAGCCGATGTCCAATGTCGTGGACGTGTTGATCGGCCAGTTGCGCAGACGGCTCGGGCCGCCCGATCCGATCGCGACGGTGCGCGGTGTCGGCTACCGCCTGGGCGGCGAGGAGTGA
- a CDS encoding YbhB/YbcL family Raf kinase inhibitor-like protein, giving the protein MPANPFDKLPPVPSFTVTSTDVKDGEPLAPPQYSARTGIPTAADASPQLSWTGFPEATKSFVVTMYDADAPVPAGFWHWALADIPAAVTELATGTGAPGGQGLPAGAFHVPNDARLAFYAGAMPPPGTGRHRYFIAVNALDVPSVKDLGVTDDSTPAVLYFSILQHTIARALITPWGGEG; this is encoded by the coding sequence GTGCCCGCCAACCCCTTCGACAAGCTCCCCCCGGTCCCCTCCTTCACCGTCACCAGCACCGACGTCAAGGACGGCGAGCCGCTGGCCCCGCCGCAGTACTCCGCCCGCACCGGCATCCCCACCGCCGCCGACGCCTCCCCCCAGCTGTCCTGGACCGGCTTCCCCGAGGCCACCAAAAGCTTCGTGGTCACCATGTACGACGCCGACGCCCCCGTCCCGGCCGGTTTCTGGCACTGGGCCCTGGCCGACATCCCCGCCGCGGTGACCGAGCTGGCCACCGGCACGGGCGCGCCCGGCGGCCAGGGCCTGCCGGCCGGTGCGTTCCATGTCCCCAACGACGCCCGCCTGGCCTTCTACGCCGGCGCCATGCCCCCGCCCGGCACCGGCAGGCACCGCTACTTCATCGCCGTCAACGCTCTCGACGTGCCCTCAGTCAAGGACCTCGGCGTCACCGACGACTCCACCCCCGCCGTGCTGTACTTCAGCATCCTCCAGCACACCATCGCCCGCGCCCTGATCACTCCCTGGGGCGGCGAAGGCTGA
- a CDS encoding alpha-L-rhamnosidase-related protein produces MAVAAALAATPALSAGAAPATATPAPKAALDAVNYSPTSRTVKPTAVYRTSGSVANPTNILSGQATRISGSQSAVTLDFGKEVGGLVTLSFGSTSSSGQRVGLAFSESSQYVGNNSDRSSGRDGEDGALYATPTANGTYTMPTAQLRGGFRYLTVFLDSSGWVDLNGVSLNFTAAPGKANPADYPNYFTSSDELLNRIWYAGAYTVQLNTIASNQGRAWPPPSSAWDNSATVGVGDSVLVDGAKRDRTVWPGDMGIAVPTQYAYSNDLTSTRNALTTMYNAQSSAGEIPWSGPPFNLTGSDTYHTWTLLGTSTYYTYTGDRTWLDSEWSNYKRGMAFITNKIDGNNLLNVTRTQDWARVGQGGENISANALLYGALRGGATLAAVEGDSALAASWNSKADAIKAAANSRLWDASKGMYKDNPTSGLYPQDGNSLAVWYGLSDSTAKSKSIIAGLGKNWGIYGPTTPEWGGNVSPFAGGMELNARFTANDDFTALDQIRRTWGHMLDSDIGTKSTFWEGIQSDGGLAYGGSFMSLAHGWSTAPTSTLTFDVLGTAPESSTGAYRFVPHPGDLTSAQGRITMPQGAINASWSRDPSAGTYSATLSSPSGSTGRIGVPKLGGDITVTVNGTVVWRNGAFTPTSGITGGSQDDTYVYLTGVAPGSYTVSATGLGNPSPPAEPGTGALRAGYTRCAGEGGTCSFSGTRSVAYGAGTYTYKTVTSSTACSNDSFGGDPAANLVKSCYVADVGGPPGYTVCAAENGTCAVPGYNRDVAYGANGNFVHQVTNGSVACTNAHFGDPIDGVAKSCYLPPAGAPAGGWTKCADQNGTCAAAAGQPVMYGAYGAFATATATGNTACTDATFGDPISGESKACYTATGTPVGYATNCAAEGGTCGFSGQQTVAYGARGRFLYKAFTGSAACTTAAFGTDPLPNVSKSCYLTS; encoded by the coding sequence ATGGCGGTGGCAGCGGCGCTGGCCGCGACCCCGGCCCTGTCCGCCGGCGCGGCACCGGCGACCGCAACGCCAGCCCCCAAGGCGGCACTTGACGCCGTGAACTACTCGCCGACCTCGCGCACCGTCAAGCCGACCGCCGTCTACCGCACCTCCGGCAGCGTCGCGAACCCGACGAACATCCTGAGCGGACAGGCGACCCGGATCTCCGGCTCGCAGTCGGCGGTCACGCTCGACTTCGGGAAGGAGGTCGGCGGATTGGTAACGTTGTCATTCGGCAGCACCAGCTCCAGTGGTCAACGCGTCGGCCTGGCCTTCAGTGAGTCGTCCCAGTACGTGGGCAACAACAGCGACCGCAGCAGCGGCCGGGACGGCGAGGACGGCGCTCTCTACGCCACGCCCACCGCCAACGGGACGTACACGATGCCCACCGCCCAACTGCGGGGCGGCTTCCGTTACTTGACCGTCTTCCTGGACAGCTCGGGCTGGGTGGACCTCAACGGCGTCAGCCTCAACTTCACCGCGGCACCGGGGAAGGCGAACCCGGCCGACTACCCCAACTACTTCACGTCCAGCGACGAGTTGCTCAACCGCATCTGGTACGCCGGTGCGTACACCGTGCAGTTGAACACCATCGCCTCCAACCAGGGCCGCGCCTGGCCCCCGCCCTCCTCGGCGTGGGACAACAGCGCCACCGTCGGCGTGGGCGATTCCGTGCTGGTCGACGGCGCGAAGCGTGACCGCACGGTCTGGCCCGGCGACATGGGCATCGCCGTCCCCACCCAGTACGCGTACTCCAACGACCTCACCTCGACCCGCAACGCGCTCACCACGATGTACAACGCGCAGTCGTCGGCGGGTGAAATCCCGTGGTCCGGGCCGCCGTTCAATCTCACCGGCTCGGACACCTACCACACGTGGACGCTGCTGGGGACGTCCACGTACTACACGTACACCGGCGACCGGACGTGGCTGGACTCCGAATGGTCCAACTACAAGCGGGGGATGGCCTTCATCACCAACAAGATCGACGGCAACAACCTGCTCAACGTCACCCGCACCCAGGACTGGGCCCGGGTCGGCCAGGGCGGTGAGAACATCTCCGCCAACGCGCTGCTGTACGGGGCGCTCAGAGGCGGCGCGACCCTCGCCGCGGTGGAGGGCGACAGCGCGCTCGCCGCGAGCTGGAACAGCAAGGCCGACGCCATCAAGGCGGCGGCCAACTCCCGGCTGTGGGACGCCTCGAAGGGCATGTACAAGGACAACCCGACCAGCGGCCTGTACCCGCAGGACGGCAACTCCCTCGCCGTCTGGTACGGGTTGAGCGACTCCACGGCCAAGTCGAAGAGCATCATCGCGGGGCTCGGCAAGAACTGGGGCATCTACGGCCCGACCACCCCCGAATGGGGCGGCAACGTCTCGCCGTTCGCCGGCGGCATGGAGCTGAACGCCCGGTTCACCGCCAACGACGACTTCACCGCCCTGGACCAGATCCGCCGCACCTGGGGTCACATGCTCGACAGCGACATCGGGACGAAGAGCACGTTCTGGGAGGGCATCCAGTCCGACGGCGGCCTCGCGTACGGCGGTTCGTTCATGAGCCTGGCGCACGGGTGGTCCACCGCGCCCACCTCCACGCTCACCTTCGACGTGCTCGGCACCGCGCCCGAGTCGTCCACCGGGGCCTACCGCTTCGTCCCGCACCCCGGCGACCTGACCAGTGCCCAGGGCCGCATCACCATGCCCCAGGGCGCCATCAACGCGTCCTGGTCCCGCGACCCTTCGGCCGGCACCTACTCGGCCACGCTCTCCAGCCCGTCCGGCAGCACCGGCCGGATCGGCGTTCCGAAGCTCGGCGGCGACATCACCGTGACCGTGAACGGCACCGTCGTATGGCGGAACGGCGCTTTCACGCCGACCTCCGGCATCACCGGCGGCAGCCAGGACGACACCTACGTCTACCTCACCGGCGTCGCACCCGGCAGCTACACCGTCTCCGCCACCGGCCTCGGCAACCCGTCGCCGCCCGCCGAACCCGGCACCGGCGCCCTGCGCGCGGGCTACACCCGGTGCGCGGGCGAGGGCGGCACCTGCTCCTTCAGCGGCACCCGCTCGGTGGCCTACGGCGCCGGGACGTACACGTACAAGACCGTGACCAGCAGCACCGCCTGCTCCAACGACTCCTTCGGCGGCGACCCGGCGGCCAACCTCGTCAAGTCCTGCTACGTCGCCGACGTGGGCGGCCCGCCCGGATACACCGTCTGCGCGGCCGAGAACGGCACCTGCGCCGTGCCCGGCTACAACCGTGACGTCGCCTACGGCGCCAACGGCAACTTCGTCCACCAGGTCACCAACGGCTCCGTCGCCTGCACCAACGCCCACTTCGGCGATCCCATCGACGGCGTCGCCAAGTCCTGCTACCTGCCGCCCGCAGGAGCCCCGGCCGGTGGCTGGACCAAGTGCGCGGACCAGAACGGCACTTGTGCGGCGGCGGCGGGACAGCCGGTGATGTACGGCGCCTACGGAGCGTTCGCCACGGCCACCGCCACCGGCAACACCGCGTGCACCGACGCCACGTTCGGCGACCCCATCTCGGGTGAGTCGAAGGCCTGTTACACCGCCACCGGCACCCCGGTCGGATACGCCACCAACTGCGCGGCGGAAGGCGGGACTTGCGGCTTCAGCGGACAACAGACCGTCGCCTACGGCGCCCGGGGCCGCTTCCTCTACAAGGCGTTCACCGGTTCCGCCGCCTGCACGACGGCCGCCTTCGGCACCGACCCGCTCCCGAACGTGAGCAAGTCCTGCTACCTCACGTCCTGA
- a CDS encoding helix-turn-helix domain-containing protein: MPAHPAIRVTLTAAERHRLKKAAYGHKTLHLARMRAQIVLPRGPGRSNARIARETGLHRDTVRCWRSRFADGRLSALADGKRSGRPAPFTPLQVAHAKALACQLPAERGVPLARWSCPELAAELTARGIADTISASTVRRWLHQDALKPWQYRSWIFMTDPGSGPGPSWSLTCMPVPSNVSRSARTST; this comes from the coding sequence ATGCCTGCCCATCCAGCCATACGCGTGACACTGACCGCCGCAGAACGTCACCGACTGAAGAAGGCGGCCTACGGTCACAAGACCCTTCACCTGGCCCGGATGCGCGCACAGATCGTGCTGCCACGCGGCCCGGGGCGCTCCAACGCGCGCATCGCCCGTGAGACGGGTCTGCATCGGGACACCGTGCGCTGCTGGCGGAGCCGGTTCGCAGACGGCCGCCTGTCCGCCCTGGCCGACGGCAAACGTTCCGGCCGCCCGGCCCCCTTCACACCCCTGCAGGTCGCCCACGCCAAGGCGCTGGCCTGTCAACTGCCTGCCGAGAGGGGCGTGCCGCTGGCGCGGTGGTCGTGCCCGGAGCTGGCTGCCGAACTCACCGCGCGCGGCATCGCGGACACCATCTCGGCGTCCACCGTGCGCCGCTGGCTGCACCAGGACGCCCTCAAGCCCTGGCAGTACCGGTCGTGGATCTTCATGACCGACCCCGGTTCCGGGCCAGGGCCCAGCTGGTCCTTGACCTGTATGCCCGTGCCTTCGAACGTGTCCCGCTCGGCGAGGACGAGTACGTGA
- a CDS encoding transposase, which translates to MISADEKTSIQARCRCHPTLAPGQSRAMRVNHTYERGGALAYLAAYDVHQAKAFGRCEATTGIVPFMNLVEQVMTAEPYTSAKRVFFIVDNGSSHRGRRSIDRLAARFPNAILVHTPVHASWLNQIEIFFSIVQRKVVTPNDFTDLDEVRDRLRAFEDRYNATAQPFQWRFTTSGLDDLLARLDRRQPGRQEESSVALAA; encoded by the coding sequence GTGATCTCCGCAGATGAGAAGACCTCCATCCAGGCCCGCTGCCGCTGTCATCCGACTCTGGCCCCGGGCCAATCCCGCGCGATGCGCGTCAACCACACCTACGAGCGCGGCGGAGCTCTGGCCTACCTGGCTGCCTACGACGTCCACCAGGCGAAGGCCTTCGGTCGCTGTGAGGCAACCACCGGGATCGTGCCGTTCATGAACCTGGTCGAACAAGTCATGACCGCCGAGCCCTACACCAGCGCGAAACGCGTCTTCTTCATCGTCGACAACGGCTCCTCCCACCGCGGCCGGCGGTCCATCGACCGCCTGGCGGCCAGGTTTCCCAACGCGATCCTGGTCCACACCCCCGTCCACGCCTCCTGGCTGAACCAGATAGAGATCTTCTTCTCCATCGTGCAGCGGAAGGTCGTGACGCCCAACGACTTCACCGACCTCGACGAGGTCCGGGATCGGCTCCGAGCATTCGAAGACCGCTACAACGCCACGGCACAGCCGTTCCAGTGGAGGTTCACCACCTCAGGCCTGGACGATCTGCTGGCCCGACTCGACCGCCGCCAACCCGGCCGGCAAGAAGAATCCTCCGTCGCCTTGGCCGCATGA
- a CDS encoding glycoside hydrolase family 9 protein has product MNVLRSPFLLVTTTAVTIGAVLVGLNVHGEAATPSAAHVAVRVDQVGYVRGETKQAYVMGPTKALAGARFKVVDARDKVVTAGRLGAVTGHWNAKYPSVRTVDLSGLDAPGTYRIVLSGTAAGRSPAFRIADASELMTPLVRDNVRFLQAQRDGADVLPGVLRHGPSHLADEDAAVYADPHYDEAGEELLDEHLTPTGDTVDAAGGWFDAGDFLKFAGTTSYSTAELLLAERDLPAMPALSAEADHGLSWLDKMWDGDSGTLYAQVGIGAGNDAVRTDHDVWRLPEADDRRDVSPGDPDYTIKHRPVFRANAPGEPITPSLAGRVAAVFALAARRTADSDPDRAQEWLEKAAAVYDRADTDPDPDKPLVTAFPSGFYPEDSWQDDMEFAGAELALAARELGDDREGDWTDEAAHWARAYLDSDVKGTLNVADVSALAHADLATVLDGARSNGVGAGDLYKDLRRQLEDGVDRAGHDPFGAGAVYDDFDAVPHTFGLVATARLYAKATGDTRYAAFAGRQRGWALGANPWGTSFMIGAGEVYPHCPEHQLANLRGSHDGKGAILRGAVVNGPNAAEKLADLNGFPTMKKCTAAPPSGAWTDFDGKGSRYVDDVGAWQTVEPSLDFTTTALLAFALTAQDDE; this is encoded by the coding sequence ATGAACGTATTGCGCAGCCCTTTTCTGCTGGTCACCACGACCGCCGTGACCATCGGCGCCGTACTCGTCGGCCTGAATGTCCACGGCGAGGCCGCCACACCGTCCGCCGCCCATGTGGCCGTCCGGGTCGACCAGGTCGGCTATGTGCGCGGCGAGACAAAGCAGGCTTACGTCATGGGACCCACGAAGGCACTCGCGGGGGCACGCTTCAAGGTGGTCGACGCGCGGGACAAGGTGGTCACGGCGGGCCGGCTCGGCGCCGTCACCGGCCACTGGAACGCCAAGTACCCCTCGGTGCGCACGGTCGACCTCTCCGGACTGGACGCCCCCGGCACCTACCGCATCGTCCTTTCCGGCACCGCGGCCGGCCGCTCCCCCGCCTTCCGGATCGCCGACGCGAGCGAGCTGATGACCCCGCTGGTCCGGGACAACGTCCGCTTCCTCCAGGCCCAGCGCGACGGAGCCGACGTGCTGCCCGGGGTCCTCCGGCACGGCCCGTCCCATCTCGCCGACGAGGACGCGGCCGTCTACGCCGACCCGCACTACGACGAGGCGGGTGAGGAACTCCTCGACGAACACCTGACCCCGACCGGTGACACGGTCGATGCCGCGGGCGGCTGGTTCGACGCGGGCGACTTCCTCAAGTTCGCCGGCACCACTTCCTACTCGACCGCCGAACTCCTTCTCGCCGAAAGGGACTTGCCCGCCATGCCCGCGCTGTCCGCCGAGGCCGACCACGGTCTGTCATGGCTGGACAAGATGTGGGACGGCGACAGCGGAACGCTCTACGCCCAGGTCGGCATCGGCGCGGGCAACGACGCCGTACGCACGGACCACGACGTGTGGCGGCTGCCGGAGGCCGACGACCGGCGCGACGTGTCGCCCGGTGATCCGGACTACACGATCAAGCACCGGCCGGTGTTCCGCGCGAACGCGCCGGGCGAGCCGATCACTCCGAGTCTGGCGGGACGGGTGGCCGCGGTGTTCGCCCTCGCCGCGCGGCGCACGGCCGACAGCGACCCGGACCGGGCCCAGGAGTGGCTGGAGAAGGCCGCCGCCGTCTACGACCGGGCCGACACCGACCCGGACCCCGACAAGCCGCTCGTCACCGCCTTCCCCAGCGGCTTCTATCCCGAGGACTCCTGGCAGGACGACATGGAGTTCGCGGGCGCCGAACTGGCGCTGGCCGCCCGGGAGTTGGGTGACGACCGGGAAGGCGACTGGACCGACGAGGCGGCCCACTGGGCCCGGGCCTACCTGGACTCCGACGTCAAGGGCACCCTCAACGTCGCGGACGTCAGCGCCCTGGCCCATGCCGACCTGGCCACCGTCCTGGACGGCGCCCGCAGCAATGGCGTCGGGGCCGGAGACCTGTACAAGGACCTGCGGCGCCAGTTGGAGGACGGGGTCGACCGTGCCGGGCACGATCCGTTCGGTGCCGGTGCGGTCTACGACGACTTCGACGCCGTACCGCACACCTTCGGCCTGGTGGCCACCGCGCGCCTCTACGCAAAGGCCACCGGGGACACCCGCTACGCGGCCTTCGCCGGGCGGCAGCGGGGCTGGGCGCTCGGCGCCAACCCATGGGGAACCAGCTTCATGATCGGCGCGGGTGAGGTCTACCCGCACTGCCCCGAGCACCAGTTGGCCAACCTGCGGGGCAGCCACGACGGCAAGGGCGCGATCCTGCGGGGCGCGGTGGTCAACGGCCCCAACGCGGCGGAGAAACTGGCCGACTTGAACGGCTTCCCGACCATGAAGAAGTGCACCGCCGCCCCGCCGTCGGGAGCCTGGACCGACTTCGACGGCAAGGGTTCGCGGTACGTGGACGACGTGGGCGCCTGGCAGACGGTGGAGCCCTCGCTGGACTTCACCACGACGGCCCTGCTGGCCTTCGCACTCACCGCACAGGACGACGAGTGA
- a CDS encoding GntR family transcriptional regulator, with amino-acid sequence MPSDVPPKRTRTDDVHARLRADILSGRLLPGQRLKFPDLAARYEASVGVIREALIRLAERGLVRSEAHLGFQVAPLSEAGHAELGDARLQIETLVLRRAITDGDLAWESRLVAAHHRFERTPRTDPAAPDRPTPDWLLAHAAFHHTLLDGCANRRLLAMANALREEAELYRRWSHPDPAADPAPADPALPDEHRELLDAALARDPDRATDALSCLINLTAELRLDTGVQAQNP; translated from the coding sequence ATGCCGTCTGATGTCCCGCCCAAGCGCACTCGTACCGATGACGTCCACGCCCGCCTGCGCGCGGACATCCTCAGCGGCCGGCTGCTGCCCGGGCAGCGGCTGAAGTTCCCCGACCTGGCGGCCCGCTACGAAGCCAGCGTCGGAGTGATCCGCGAGGCCCTGATCCGCCTGGCCGAGCGCGGTCTGGTCCGCTCCGAGGCCCACCTCGGCTTCCAGGTCGCCCCCCTGAGCGAAGCCGGCCACGCCGAACTCGGCGACGCACGGCTGCAGATCGAAACCCTCGTCCTACGGCGGGCCATCACGGACGGCGACCTTGCCTGGGAGTCACGACTGGTCGCCGCCCACCACCGCTTCGAACGCACCCCGCGCACCGACCCGGCCGCACCCGACCGCCCCACCCCCGACTGGCTGCTGGCCCATGCCGCCTTCCACCACACCCTGCTCGACGGCTGCGCCAACCGCAGACTCCTGGCCATGGCCAATGCCCTGCGCGAGGAAGCCGAGCTCTACCGGCGCTGGTCACACCCCGACCCCGCCGCCGACCCCGCACCCGCCGACCCCGCCCTGCCCGACGAGCACCGAGAGTTGCTGGACGCCGCCCTCGCCCGCGATCCCGATCGCGCGACTGACGCCCTGAGCTGCCTCATCAACCTCACCGCCGAACTCCGTCTCGACACCGGAGTACAAGCTCAGAACCCGTGA
- a CDS encoding fumarylacetoacetate hydrolase family protein, producing MRIANLNGRLVLLTAQGALDVEQASAGAFAADPQAVYENWTAFTHWAAQADDLAGIPYDERDLGAPAPRPRQVLAVGLNYRAHAGENDVVVPDAPAVFTKFPSSVTGPCTQDRLPEGHVDWEAELVVVIGRRAWQVAEADAWSHVAGLTVGQDLSERLAQFAGPAPQWGPAKSHPGFSPTGPCLVTPDEFANPDDLEIGCSLGDDVLQKDRTASMVFSVPAFIAAMSHNLPLLPGDILFTGTPAGVGLARTPPRFLAPGDELTTWIEGIGTIRQTFAA from the coding sequence GTGCGGATCGCCAACCTGAACGGACGACTGGTCCTGCTGACCGCGCAGGGCGCACTGGACGTCGAACAGGCCAGCGCAGGCGCCTTCGCCGCGGACCCGCAGGCCGTCTACGAGAACTGGACGGCGTTCACCCACTGGGCCGCCCAGGCCGACGATCTCGCGGGCATCCCCTACGACGAACGCGATCTGGGAGCCCCGGCACCGCGCCCGCGTCAGGTGCTGGCCGTCGGCCTGAACTACCGCGCCCACGCCGGCGAGAACGACGTCGTCGTCCCCGACGCCCCGGCGGTGTTCACCAAGTTCCCCAGTTCCGTCACCGGCCCCTGCACACAGGACCGCCTGCCCGAGGGGCACGTCGACTGGGAGGCGGAGCTGGTCGTGGTGATCGGCAGACGTGCCTGGCAGGTGGCCGAGGCCGACGCCTGGTCGCACGTGGCCGGACTGACCGTCGGCCAGGACCTGTCGGAGCGCCTCGCCCAGTTCGCCGGACCGGCCCCGCAGTGGGGACCGGCCAAGTCCCACCCCGGCTTCTCCCCGACCGGGCCCTGCCTGGTCACCCCGGACGAGTTCGCTAACCCCGACGACCTGGAGATCGGCTGCTCGCTCGGCGACGACGTCCTGCAGAAGGACCGCACCGCCAGCATGGTCTTCTCCGTCCCCGCGTTCATCGCCGCCATGTCGCACAACCTGCCGCTGCTGCCCGGCGACATCCTGTTCACCGGGACCCCGGCCGGGGTCGGCCTGGCCCGTACCCCGCCACGATTCCTCGCCCCCGGCGACGAGCTCACCACCTGGATCGAAGGCATCGGCACCATCCGCCAGACCTTCGCCGCGTAA